From a region of the Sebastes umbrosus isolate fSebUmb1 chromosome 10, fSebUmb1.pri, whole genome shotgun sequence genome:
- the LOC119496175 gene encoding aftiphilin-like yields the protein MEPDIMPFHSSSPPPLDDDDDGKTGSEEDEFGDFGGFSVEVSCLPSGSTDSLSSLRQSCPTTKPAAHQPNCSFNHPVEQSQPTSTVDSGSGRSQIYVEGQECNAESCVHLTNGYSVAVGECSPREETGFADFTVFTEQAAHPWCCGFSPMDSKEQWDGRGEGTNSLREQICDPGRDVVTHSEPRSHCACEAKGNVCTKVKHCEKRDAAPPQDHHQPQEAAAALDSPPEEPRSGEDEPGDSRRETRHSFNSLQTTEVLEDGESDEDREKSISVVPQTFSVYESASEDLASFCDDFSFEGPSADSEPNVSSLVSQDGQTDWDQTDDDEEEELGNYNMANLTQSNAEIHYCDQSATQETSATSNQSQPGTHTEDAGFKGCRFEHHRDRGCAQTADAAVPSLGNLPPSDSFADFCSAPTQEDGEGSWAEFKEGKTWTQFRESVSSLQTDGDIEEEQDCAGKYGVSRRNSCKASLSCRVQQLLLASFPEVEVPAVEDEEEEVLSLGALLHARHLPESEEEEEEEEEEEIPELRSQWIRRGVWRPHQDLHDAVGLQFQWGGSHTNRTLLRCLGVETRNIVFIGMKKQPVTVPAFASSLGMLEPTKDAALAVCSPGHTAVTAQAPRGPRDTPDPSTDSMQEALSSSQLDWSSRGLSSSQDDRSALNLDYFGPDEESRSCSSSSHSNSPPPGVDRELYELTISKLETCTNSSHMEDTLNRLMSAAEKTSTSVRKPQQDEELSEEAGELISGLPNLSFMQSKVLMFPSILLPEETPKLQ from the exons ATGGAGCCCGACATCATGCCCTttcactcctcctccccccctccgcTGGATGATGACGACGATGGGAAGACGGGATCAGAGGAGGACGAGTTTGGGGACTTTGGGGGATTCTCCGTCGAGGTGTCCTGCTTGCCCTCTGGGTCTACCGATTCACTATCCAGCCTCAGGCAGTCTTGTCCCACCACAAAGCCAGCCGCACATCAACCCAACTGTAGCTTTAATCACCCAGTTGAACAATCACAGCCCACATCCACCGTAGACTCGGGGTCCGGCAGGAGCCAGATATATGTGGAAGGGCAGGAGTGTAACGCCGAATCATGTGTGCACCTCACAAATGGGTACTCTGTCGCTGTGGGTGAATGCTCTCCCAGGGAAGAAACGGGGTTTGCTGATTTCACTGTGTTTACAGAGCAGGCAGCGCATCCCTGGTGCTGTGGTTTCTCTCCCATGGACAGCAAAGAGCAATGGGACGGCAGAGGGGAAGGGACAAACAGCTTGCGTGAACAAATCTGTGATCCGGGACGGGATGTTGTTACGCACTCTGAGCCCAGATCTCATTGTGCATGTGAGGCAAAAGGAAATGTTTGCACCAAGGTCAAGCACTGTGAGAAAAGAGATGCAGCACCACCTCAGGACCACCATCAACCTCAGGAAGCTGCAGCAGCTTTGGATTCTCCACCCGAAGAGCCTCGTTCTGGGGAGGATGAGCCTGGGGACAGTCGGAGAGAGACGAGGCATAGTTTTAATTCTTTACAAACCACAGAGGTGCTGGAGGATGGCGAGTCAGAcgaagacagagagaagagcatTTCTGTTGTCCCTCAAACATTCAGTGTGTACGAGTCTGCTTCAGAGGACCTGGCGTCCTTCTGTGACGATTTTTCATTTGAGGGTCCTTCTGCGGACTCTGAACCAAATGTTTCATCTCTCGTTTCACAAGACGGTCAGACGGACTGGGACCAGACTGATGATGACGAGGAAGAAGAACTGGGAAACTACAACATGGCAAATCTCACACAGTCCAACGCAGAGATTCATTATTGTGACCAATCTGCGACTCAGGAAACTTCTGCTACCTCCAACCAGTCACAACCTGGAACACATACAGAAGATGCAGGCTTCAAAGGCTGTAGATTTGAGCATCACAGGGACCGAGGGTGTGCCCAAACAGCTGATGCAGCGGTGCCGAGTCTAGGAAACCTCCCACCGAGTGACAGCTTTGCTGACTTCTGCTCGGCGCCCACgcaggaggatggagaggggtCGTGGGCGGAGTTCAAGGAGGGAAAAACTTGGACGCAGTTCAGAGAGTCAGTCAGCAGCCTGCAGACTGATGGGGACattgaggaggagcaggactGTGCAGGGAAATACGGGGTTTCCAGGAGGAACAGCTGTAAG GCGTCACTGTCCTGCCGTGTCCAGCAGCTTCTCCTGGCCAGTTTTCCGGAGGTAGAGGTCCCAGCAgtggaagatgaagaggaggaggtgctcAGCCTCGGTGCTCTGCTTCACGCCCGACACCTCCCTGAgagcgaggaggaagaggaggaggaggaggaggaggagataccTGAACTCAGATCTCAGTG GATTCGGCGGGGGGTGTGGCGGCCACATCAGGACCTCCACGATGCAGTCGGCCTCCAGTTTCAGTGGGGAGGTTCCCACACAAACAGGACTCTGCTCAGGTGCCTCGGTGTGGAGACGAGGAATATT GTGTTCATTGGCATGAAGAAGCAGCCAGTGACTGTGCCTGCTTTCGCATCCAGCCTG GGAATGCTAGAGCCCACCAAAGATGCTGCACTAGCTGTCTGTTCTCCAGGACACACAGCGGTCACAGCACAAGCACCTCGGGGACCTCGGGACACACCGGACCCCTCAACAGATTCAATGCAG GAGGCGCTCTCTTCCAGCCAGCTGGACTGGAGCAGCCGTGGCCTTAGCAGCTCTCAGGACG ACCGCTCTGCTCTCAACCTGGATTATTTTGGTCCTGATGAGGAGAGCAGatcttgcagcagcagcagccatagCAACAGTCCTCCTCCAG GAGTTGACCGTGAGCTGTATGAGTTGACCATCAGTAAACTGGAAACCTGCACTAAcagcagtcacatggaggacaCTTTAAATCGCCTGATGTCCGCTGCAGAGAAAACCAGCACTTCAGTCAG GAAACCTCAGCAGGATGAGGAGCTGAGTGAGGAGGCTGGCGAGCTGATCTCTGGACTGCCTAACCTGTCTTTCATGCAGTCCAAGGTCCTCATGTTCCCAAGCATCCTCCTACCCGAAGAAACCCCCAAATTACAGTGA